From one Acidobacteriota bacterium genomic stretch:
- a CDS encoding tetratricopeptide repeat protein, translated as MPKSADKFKNSRQAKIMANSKEEAAEIGQQYFYGEGKKKSYRKAFPCLLEAAKAGEAHCQNLVGNSYQLGLGVERNIESSLFWYKRAASNNDKEGLLNLALLYEKGLGVKVDLRKALSLYKRGAELGDVCAQTNLAVAYLEGLGTKQDLREGVRWLQKAARHGDAKAQYNLGIAYMEGEGLRRSKKYARHWLDKAAKQGHRMASRTLRRLRPD; from the coding sequence ATGCCAAAATCGGCGGACAAATTCAAGAACAGCAGGCAGGCTAAAATTATGGCTAATTCTAAAGAAGAAGCGGCTGAGATCGGACAGCAATATTTCTATGGGGAAGGAAAGAAGAAGAGCTATAGAAAAGCGTTTCCTTGCTTACTCGAAGCTGCAAAAGCTGGAGAAGCGCATTGTCAGAATCTTGTGGGTAATTCCTATCAACTTGGCTTGGGTGTGGAAAGGAATATTGAATCGTCTTTGTTTTGGTACAAGAGAGCTGCGAGTAATAACGACAAAGAAGGATTGCTCAATCTCGCACTCCTCTATGAAAAAGGACTGGGAGTGAAAGTTGATTTACGAAAAGCACTTTCTCTATATAAAAGAGGTGCTGAACTTGGTGATGTATGCGCACAAACCAACCTGGCGGTGGCGTACCTTGAGGGTCTAGGGACCAAGCAAGATTTAAGAGAAGGAGTCAGGTGGTTACAAAAAGCAGCTCGTCACGGCGATGCTAAGGCTCAGTATAATCTTGGCATAGCATACATGGAGGGCGAAGGTCTGCGGCGGAGTAAGAAGTATGCCCGTCATTGGCTCGACAAAGCAGCGAAGCAAGGACATCGAATGGCATCAAGAACGTTACGACGCTTGAGGCCAGACTAA